A window of Cryptomeria japonica unplaced genomic scaffold, Sugi_1.0 HiC_scaffold_1902, whole genome shotgun sequence contains these coding sequences:
- the LOC131873525 gene encoding 7-deoxyloganetin glucosyltransferase-like — protein MSSSDCKSKMLHALLIPIPAQGHINPMMHLAWKLISDGFLITFLNTEASHERMIKAKKNKDMHHNSERIRMLSVPGRLPTEVVRAENQDHGASVFFADVENTLGPSVIDKLIREINEKDEDQKITCIIADVWTCLGLHTVAELHHISLAALHTSLVFTFAIRFFCPKLVSLGLLPSDGIPKEDTIQKYLPSMPPLRSAHLPWLYGGEYMFRHGIRMGKESAKIEWILFNTFYELEPGVADDLSKEVGVYPIGPLISPEFLDDDREISTMATPSFWEDDMECLEWLEKQDKQSVISVAFGSVAIWNNRQVEEIALGLEATQRPFLWVVRSDGMNGVGTVLPAGFLDRVRDRGFIVSWAPQLEV, from the exons ATGAGTTCCAGTGACTGCAAATCTAAGATGCTTCACGCCCTTCTCATTCCTATTCCTGCACAGGGTCACATAAACCCCATGATGCACCTCGCTTGGAAGCTCATCTCTgatggattcctcatcactttcctTAACACCGAAGCCAGTCATGAGAGAATGATTAAAGCCAAGAAGAACAAAGACATGCATCATAACAGCGAAAGGATCAGGATGCTTTCTGTTCCTGGACGACTGCCGACAGAGGTAGTACGCGCGGAGAATCAAGACCATGGTGCCTCAGTTTTTTTTGCAGATGTTGAAAATACTCTTGGGCCTTCTGTAATTGACAAACTCATTCGGGAAATAAACGAGAAAGATGAAGACCAGAAAATCACTTGCATAATAGCAGATGTCTGGACGTGCCTTGGTCTGCACACAGTGGCCGAACTCCATCATATTTCGCTTGCTGCTTTGCATACGTCTCTTGTTTTCACCTTCGCCATCCGCTTCTTCTGTCCCAAGCTCGTCTCCCTAGGGCTTCTTCCTTCCGATG GTATTCCAAAGGAGGATACGATTCAAAAGTATCTTCCCTCTATGCCGCCGCTACGGTCTGCTCATCTGCCATGGTTGTACGGGGGTGAATACATGTTTCGTCATGGGATTCGAATGGGAAAAGAATCGGCTAAGATCGAATGGATCCTGTTCAACACGTTTTACGAGCTAGAACCTGGTGTAGCTGATGATTTGTCCAAAGAAGTGGGTGTTTATCCCATTGGTCCATTGATTTCTCCCGAATTTCTGGACGACGACAGAGAGATATCGACCATGGCGACCCCAAGCTTTTGGGAAGATGACATGGAATGCTTGGAGTGGTTAGAAAAACAGGATAAGCAATCTGTGATCTCTGTGGCTTTTGGGAGTGTGGCTATTTGGAATAACCGGCAAGTGGAAGAGATTGCTCTGGGACTGGAGGCTACCCAGAGACCATTTCTGTGGGTTGTGCGCTCGGATGGAATGAATGGGGTCGGTACTGTTTTACCTGCGGGATTCTTAGATCGGGTTAGAGACAGAGGTTTTATAGTTTCTTGGGCTCCTCAGTTAGAGGTGTAA